A DNA window from Deltaproteobacteria bacterium contains the following coding sequences:
- a CDS encoding tetratricopeptide repeat protein, whose amino-acid sequence MKKISTKHQNEAQAKGPLALLVKPLPVLILLALVAVLIYSNTFSSPFHFDDRLNLVENPQIKNLANFRDFSGTRYVGFLSFALNYHFGGLNVFGYHLVNILIHITNGFLVYSLILLLFAAVQVSERRIDSVRAKGGYRGASGKAPDTSIALATALLFIAHPVQTQAITYIVQRFASLMTLFYLLALVCYLKWRFGGRLFWYVASLTATVLAMKTKENSFTLPFMILAVEMVFFKPLTIKQWKTLIPFLLTLSIIPLSQGNALGEAERFARDTTAISRVEYLFTQFRVIVTYLRLLVFPINQNLDYDYPIYHSLFDASVATSFIFIVSLLALAVNLFRGLNPRLKLIAFGILWFFLTLSIESSIIPISDVIFEHRVYLPSIGLFTSVGASLHIGRKWISPKWGMAGIGIVVLLFSTAAYRRNAIWKDDMVLWRDVVAKAPKKARPNNNLAVAYKNKGMLEAAIRQSHIASDLDPNYADAHGNLGGVYDDQGRYDAAIQEYLLVLKLEPNNIKAYNNLGIAYKNLGRLNEAIEAYQMVLKLQPGSAMAHSNLGNVYADQGRYDAAVQEYNFALKLDRDFGDAHYNLANAYAIQGRLEVAIHEYRMALKFQPENADAHYNLGTVYMSKGNREAARKEFEETLKIKSDYAEARRALDELYK is encoded by the coding sequence GAAAATTTCAACTAAACATCAAAATGAGGCTCAGGCGAAGGGCCCCTTGGCCCTCTTGGTCAAGCCCCTGCCAGTCCTTATTCTACTTGCCTTGGTAGCCGTCCTCATCTACTCCAATACCTTTTCATCCCCCTTTCATTTCGATGACAGGCTCAACCTTGTCGAGAATCCCCAGATCAAGAATCTTGCCAATTTCCGGGATTTTTCCGGCACCCGGTATGTGGGTTTCCTCTCGTTTGCCCTCAATTACCATTTCGGCGGTCTCAATGTTTTCGGCTATCACCTCGTTAATATACTCATTCACATCACGAATGGGTTTTTGGTTTACTCCCTGATCCTTCTCCTCTTTGCGGCCGTTCAAGTGAGCGAGCGTCGGATTGATTCCGTGCGAGCGAAGGGGGGGTACAGGGGCGCCAGCGGGAAAGCCCCCGATACATCGATCGCCTTGGCAACAGCGCTTCTATTCATCGCGCATCCCGTTCAAACCCAGGCGATCACCTATATTGTTCAACGATTCGCCTCCCTGATGACCTTGTTTTATCTGTTGGCGTTGGTCTGCTATCTGAAGTGGCGGTTTGGCGGTCGATTGTTCTGGTATGTCGCTTCCCTTACGGCAACTGTCCTGGCGATGAAGACAAAGGAGAACAGCTTTACTCTGCCATTCATGATCTTGGCGGTGGAAATGGTCTTCTTTAAGCCCTTGACCATCAAGCAATGGAAAACCCTCATCCCCTTTCTCCTCACTCTGTCGATTATTCCTCTCTCCCAAGGAAATGCCCTCGGCGAGGCGGAAAGGTTTGCCCGCGACACCACCGCGATCAGCCGTGTAGAATATCTTTTCACCCAGTTTCGGGTGATTGTCACCTATCTCCGGTTGCTTGTTTTCCCCATCAACCAGAATCTCGATTATGATTATCCGATTTATCATTCCCTGTTTGACGCATCAGTGGCAACGTCATTTATTTTTATCGTTTCCCTCTTGGCCTTGGCGGTCAATCTTTTTAGAGGACTCAACCCTCGACTCAAACTCATCGCCTTCGGGATTCTCTGGTTCTTTCTGACCCTTTCGATTGAGTCCTCCATCATTCCAATCAGCGATGTCATCTTCGAACACCGAGTCTATCTGCCGAGTATAGGGTTATTCACAAGCGTCGGCGCCTCCCTGCACATCGGCAGGAAATGGATATCGCCCAAATGGGGCATGGCCGGCATCGGCATCGTTGTCCTGTTATTCTCAACTGCCGCTTACCGGCGTAACGCAATTTGGAAAGACGATATGGTCTTGTGGCGGGATGTGGTCGCCAAGGCTCCCAAAAAGGCAAGGCCCAACAATAATCTGGCGGTAGCCTATAAAAATAAAGGAATGCTTGAGGCCGCCATTCGTCAATCTCATATCGCATCAGACCTGGACCCGAACTATGCTGACGCCCATGGCAACTTGGGGGGCGTCTATGATGATCAGGGCCGGTATGATGCCGCAATTCAGGAATACCTGCTGGTATTAAAACTGGAACCAAACAATATCAAAGCTTACAATAACTTGGGCATAGCTTATAAAAATCTCGGCCGCTTGAACGAGGCCATAGAGGCATACCAGATGGTCCTAAAGCTACAACCGGGTAGCGCTATGGCCCACAGCAACCTTGGAAACGTGTATGCTGATCAGGGCCGGTATGATGCCGCAGTCCAAGAATATAATTTCGCGTTGAAATTAGACAGGGATTTTGGGGATGCCCATTACAATCTTGCGAACGCCTATGCAATTCAAGGTCGGTTGGAAGTAGCTATTCATGAATACCGGATGGCCTTGAAGTTCCAACCGGAAAATGCGGATGCTCACTATAATCTTGGCACGGTTTATATGTCTAAAGGCAACCGCGAAGCCGCAAGGAAGGAATTTGAAGAAACTTTAAAGATTAAATCCGATTATGCTGAAGCCCGTCGGGCTCTCGACGAGCTTTACAAATAG